In Mariprofundus sp. NF, the sequence ATCGCTAAAACGACCGTAGAAGAGGCCGGCATCTTCGTGCAACTGGGTGCCTTCGGATCTGAAGCCAATGCCAATCGCCTGCAGCAATCACTACAACCGCTCTATCCGACTGTTCGCCTGCACCCGAAAAAGGTTGTCGAGAAAACCATCTACCGCGTGCGCATCGGCCCGATCGAGAACATGAAGAAGGTGGAAGAGACCGTGATTTCACTACAGAAAAACGGTTATAATCAGGCCGTCGTGGTGATTGAGTAATATGGGCACGCGACCTCGCCTGACCGCTTTCGGTTCATCCAGGCTCGGCCCGGACAACCCTGAGTATGCGGATGTCTTTTCACTCTCCAGAGCCATTGCCGAACAGGGCTGGGATGGCATGACCGGCGGACATCAAGGCATGATGGCCGCCTTCTCTGAAGGTATTCACGCCGGTGGCGGTCATATTCGCGGCATCACACTTGAGCGTTTCCCTACGCCACCCAATAACACACTGAGCGAAGAGATCCGTTCACGAAACTTCTTTGATCGCATGGGCACCATGATTGAGGAGGCGCAAGCCTGGCTGGTGCTGCCCGGTGGTCTTGGTACGCTGGCTGAAGTTGCCATGACCTGGGATCTGCTGGCCATTCGTGTACTTGAACCGCGTCCACTACTTCTCTATGGGCAGATGTGGGAACCTATTATTGATACGCTCTCCTCTGAGCTGGTCTTATCTGCAGACAAAGCCTTCGAATCGATTCAGATCTGCCATACACATGAGGATGTGCTCTCAGCACTCCAACCGTTTCGCTGATGGGTATAACACAACCGGATTACCAGGACCTTAGCGCCACGCTCACCTCGCTTCATGCAGGCAGCCGTCTGGATCAGGCGCTGGCATTATGTTTCTCCCTCTCACGCCGCAGGGCGCGCAAGGCCATTGATGAGGGCGGCGTCTATCTCAATCGAAAACGCTGTCGCACAGCTGGAAGAGCAGTTAAAGCCGGTGACAAGCTGCGCCTTGTCATCCTTGAAAATGAGACACTGACACCATTTGATCCTGAGCAACTTGTCTGGCAGAAACCTCCGCTCTATCTGATTAATAAACGCAGTGGCCAGTATGCGCAGGAGGCGCTGCATCGTAGTCGAGGCACGCTGCCTGATGAGCTGGCTCGCCACCTTAAACTGCTACCCAGAGATGCAGACAATTTACGGCCGGTTCACAGGCTGGACAAAGGTACATCCGGATTGATGCTCTTCGCATCCGATCCCAGAGTGCTTAATCATATTCAGAGCCTGTGGAAAATATCCGCATTCAAAACGTATCTGGCTGTTACCGAACCTGCTCCTGAGTGGGATGAGCAACGCATCACCCTGGCTATCGATAAAAACCGAGATAGCAGAGGCTGCTACCATGTTTCAGAAGCAGGACGCGAATGTGAGAGTGAAGCACGTGTGATTGAGCGGCGCGGTAATCGTGCTCTGGTTGAATTGATCCCGCATACCGGCAGAACTCACCAATTGCGTGTCCATCTTTCCGCATTAGGGTGTCCCATTCTTGGTGATGCGCGCTACGGTGGTAAAACATATGGCCGTTTAATGTTGCACGCCCAACAGTTACGTTTGGAAACACCCGCACTGGCAAGCAGTCAGGCGTGGGAAGCCCAGCCCGAGGAGAATTGGCAATGGTAAACAGAGATCTATGTCGCAGCACAGGTGTGCACACTCTATTTGGATTATTGGTAGCAGCGCTGCTATTGATTTCATCTGCTCAGGCAGCCGACGTTTCATGGCCAAAAGCACCACAGGTTGATGCCAGTTCCTGGGCCGTGATCGATGCCCGTTCCGGGCAGGTGGTCTCTGCCAGCAATGCCGATGAAAAACTACCGATGGCCAGTCTGACCAAGATGATGACCCTCTATCTCGCTTTTGAAGAGATTAAACTGGGACGATTGGACACCAATGCCCGTGTATCGGTCAGTAAAAAGGCGTGGAAAATCGGCGGCAGCAGCATGTTCCTTGAGCCACGCATGAAACCAACCGTAAAAGAGCTTCTGCACGGTATCGCCACCCTCTCCGGCAACGATGCATGTATTGTACTGGCTGAACATATTGATGGCTCTGAAGAGGGTTTTGCCCAGCGCATGAATGATAAAGCCAGACAGCTTGGCATGGTCAACTCCCACTTCCTCAACGCAACAGGTTTTCCGCAAGAGGGGCACTACAGCTCAGCCATGGATATGGCCATTCTTGGCGCTGCACTGTGGCGTGATTTCCCTGAGATGTATGAGATCTTTAGTGAAAAGGGTTACACCTTTGATGGCCGTCACCAGCCCAATCGCAATCGTCTGCTGTGGAGCTATCCTGAAGCCGATGGTATCAAAACCGGCCACACCGAAGAGGCCGGTTACTGCCTTGTCGGTTCTGCTGAGATCAACACCACCCGTTTTGTCGCATCTGTTTTCGGTACGAGTTCGGATCGTTCTCGAGCTCAGCAGACCAAAACCCTGTTGCAGTTCAGCTTCCGTAACTTTGTAACCCTGCGCCCTACCGAGCGTGAAATTCGTCGTCAGGTTGAAGTCTTTGAAGGTACTGAATCTCAGGTCTGGCTGAAACCTGCCGATCCAATCTGGGTGACTGTTCCTAAAGGCAATGAGGCATCCCTCTCCTTCCGTCTGCGTTACGATGCACCGCTGAAAGCACCGATTCAGGAGGCTCAGAAGCTGGGCACCATCGATGCCGTTTTCGGTGATAACAGGGATACCGCGCAAGTGCTTAAATCTGTTGATATGATCGCCACACGTGCAGTGGAACGCGCCTCATGGATCAGCCGTCAGTGGGATGGTGTTCGTCTGTGGTGGCGTGAGCCCGATTCCGAAGAGAGCGAAGGCAGTGCAACTGAAGCAGGTCAGCAGTAAACATGCAGCTCACGGCCTGGGTCAATGGCCGCTTCCTGCCACTGGATGAGTCAACCATCCACATTGAAGACCGCGGCTTTCAGTTTGC encodes:
- a CDS encoding LOG family protein — its product is MGTRPRLTAFGSSRLGPDNPEYADVFSLSRAIAEQGWDGMTGGHQGMMAAFSEGIHAGGGHIRGITLERFPTPPNNTLSEEIRSRNFFDRMGTMIEEAQAWLVLPGGLGTLAEVAMTWDLLAIRVLEPRPLLLYGQMWEPIIDTLSSELVLSADKAFESIQICHTHEDVLSALQPFR
- a CDS encoding RluA family pseudouridine synthase, whose protein sequence is MGITQPDYQDLSATLTSLHAGSRLDQALALCFSLSRRRARKAIDEGGVYLNRKRCRTAGRAVKAGDKLRLVILENETLTPFDPEQLVWQKPPLYLINKRSGQYAQEALHRSRGTLPDELARHLKLLPRDADNLRPVHRLDKGTSGLMLFASDPRVLNHIQSLWKISAFKTYLAVTEPAPEWDEQRITLAIDKNRDSRGCYHVSEAGRECESEARVIERRGNRALVELIPHTGRTHQLRVHLSALGCPILGDARYGGKTYGRLMLHAQQLRLETPALASSQAWEAQPEENWQW
- a CDS encoding D-alanyl-D-alanine carboxypeptidase family protein — its product is MISSAQAADVSWPKAPQVDASSWAVIDARSGQVVSASNADEKLPMASLTKMMTLYLAFEEIKLGRLDTNARVSVSKKAWKIGGSSMFLEPRMKPTVKELLHGIATLSGNDACIVLAEHIDGSEEGFAQRMNDKARQLGMVNSHFLNATGFPQEGHYSSAMDMAILGAALWRDFPEMYEIFSEKGYTFDGRHQPNRNRLLWSYPEADGIKTGHTEEAGYCLVGSAEINTTRFVASVFGTSSDRSRAQQTKTLLQFSFRNFVTLRPTEREIRRQVEVFEGTESQVWLKPADPIWVTVPKGNEASLSFRLRYDAPLKAPIQEAQKLGTIDAVFGDNRDTAQVLKSVDMIATRAVERASWISRQWDGVRLWWREPDSEESEGSATEAGQQ